Proteins from one Carassius auratus strain Wakin linkage group LG28B, ASM336829v1, whole genome shotgun sequence genomic window:
- the LOC113067617 gene encoding phosphoinositide-interacting protein-like, producing the protein MPSVPEHLALSDCPRSYSREQLTPRSENTVFSLAHNDTFWTLQPAAGHCEYYWQAILLMTSGGSVLICGMVLSGLYFAGFSMMATNILGPALLSVGLMVLVVGMVLMPITRQMRDQSATKHLCSYYKPQINI; encoded by the coding sequence ATGCCATCAGTCCCAGAGCACCTGGCCCTCAGTGACTGTCCGCGCTCATATTCCCGCGAGCAGCTCACTCCTCGCTCCGAGAACACGGTCTTCAGCCTGGCTCACAACGACACCTTCTGGACCCTGCAGCCCGCTGCGGGACACTGCGAGTACTACTGGCAGGCCATCCTCCTCATGACCTCCGGGGGCAGCGTGCTGATCTGCGGGATGGTGCTGAGCGGACTTTACTTCGCTGGCTTCTCCATGATGGCCACCAACATCCTGGGCCCCGCTCTGCTGTCTGTGGGGCTGATGGTGCTGGTGGTGGGGATGGTTTTGATGCCCATCACACGACAAATGAGGGATCAGAGCGCAACCAAACACCTCTGCAGTTACTACAAGCCTCAAATAAACATCTAA